Proteins co-encoded in one Setaria viridis chromosome 9, Setaria_viridis_v4.0, whole genome shotgun sequence genomic window:
- the LOC117837630 gene encoding F-box/kelch-repeat protein At1g55270: MRAAAGGATPRRAGGIRVRAPLVESVSCYCRVDGGLKTVVSARKFVPGAKLCMQPDIIPNKRKSRSSRKERSQTQSPLLPGLPDELAISCLMRVARVGHPNMRLVCKRWNRLLSANYYYSLRKKFGMAEEWVYVFKRDRDQKLSWYAFDPVNQLWKSLPPVPPEYSEAVGFGCAVLNGCYLYLFGGKDPVHGSMRRVVFYNARINKWLRAPDMLQKRHFFGSCVINNCLYVAGGECEGIQRTLRSAEVYDPNRNRWSCIAEMSTGMVPSIGVVHDGKWFLKGLNSHRQVVSEVYLPASKMWSATGNEMVAGWRNPSISFNGRLYSSDCRDGCKLRVYNREAGSWTRFIDTRHHLGSSRALEAAAFVSLNGKLCIIRNNMSITLIDLSDPTTVIEVDSARMWDAFARKGQHRSFMANLWSTITGRNLKTDIMHCQVLQV, from the exons atgcgcgcggcggccggaggcgccACGCCGCGACGTGCGGGTGGCATCCGTGTCCGCGCCCCACTG GTAGAGTCTGTCTCCTGCTATTGCAGGGTAGATGGAGGTCTTAAAACCGTTGTAAGTGCTAGGAAGTTTGTCCCTGGTGCAAAGCTGTGCATGCAACCTGACATCATACCAAACAAGCGCAAGTCAAGGAGCTCGCGCAAGGAGAGGTCCCAAACTCAATCACCACTGCTACCTGGGCTTCCTGATGAACTGGCTATTTCCTGTCTTATGCGGGTTGCTCGGGTCGGGCACCCAAATATGCGGTTAGTCTGTAAACGATGGAACCGACTTTTATCTGCGAATTACTATTACTCCTTGCGTAAGAAATTTGGTATGGCAGAAGAATGGGTCTACGTGTTCAAAAGGGATCGTGATCAGAAGCTATCTTGGTATGCCTTTGATCCAGTAAACCAGCTCTGGAAGTCATTGCCTCCAGTTCCACCAGAGTATTCAGAAGCTGTTGGTTTTGGTTGTGCTGTTCTCAATGGATGCTACCTGTACTTATTTGGCGGCAAAGACCCAGTACATGGGTCTATGAGGCGGGTTGTATTTTACAATGCTCGGATAAACAAATGGCTTCGAGCTCCAGATATGCTGCAAAAGCGGCACTTCTTTGGTTCTTGTGTCATAAACAACTGTCTTTATGTTGCTGGTGGGGAGTGTGAAGGGATACAAAGAACTCTGAGGTCTGCTGAGGTATATGATCCAAACAGGAATAGATGGTCTTGCATTGCTGAAATGAGCACAGGAATGGTGCCCTCCATTGGAGTAGTACATGATGGCAAGTGGTTCCTAAAAGGTCTCAATTCTCATCGCCAGGTCGTGAGTGAGGTCTATCTACCAGCATCTAAAATGTGGTCAGCCACCGGTAATGAAATGGTCGCTGGTTGGCGGAATCCAAGCATTTCATTCAACGGGCGGCTTTATTCTTCTGATTGCCGTGATGGCTGTAAGCTTAGAGTTTATAATAGAGAGGCAGGATCATGGACAAGATTCATTGACACCAGACACCATCTGGGAAGCTCACGAGCTCTTGAAGCTGCAGCCTTTGTCTCCCTTAATGGAAAGCTGTGCATTATCCGTAACAATATGAGCATCACTCTTATTGATTTATCAGACCCAACAACAGTTATTGAGGTTGACAGTGCACGCATGTGGGATGCGTTTGCTCGAAAGGGGCAGCACAGGTCTTTCATGGCAAACCTGTGGTCAACCATCACAGGCCGTAACCTGAAGACAGATATTATGCATTGTCAAGTGCTCCAGGTTTGA